From the genome of Mycobacterium dioxanotrophicus, one region includes:
- a CDS encoding SPFH domain-containing protein — MGFIQAFAGAFGGTLADQWKDFVVPPQVAPTAAIFPGVPVGQNAGRGSNTRGSQNIISNGSKIVVPEGTGLLTFQDGKITGFIAQPGGYEWRSDDINSQSVFAGNGIVSSLVTQSFERFKFGGQPGSQQLVFYVNLRELPNNRFGTQSEIYWDDAYLGAQVGAITRGTYTMRIIDPVLFATQFVPLTYLQAGGQVFDFTDFDNDAATQLFNEVVSSLAPAFSHYTNDPSKGNRMARIQGDSIGFAQSLSAAVDSAYRWTSGRGITIVNVAIASIEYDEDTRRLLSDVKKADALSGSRGNSFLQQSVARGMQAAGENGGGAAGIAMMGMGMNAAGGAMGGLQQPPGPAPYQQVPPPQQGYPQQGYQQQYPQQGQQGYQQQYPQQGYQQQGPPPQNPPQQAPAGDDPVAKLAQYKSMLDQGLITQADYDAAKAKALGL, encoded by the coding sequence GTGGGATTCATTCAGGCTTTCGCAGGCGCCTTCGGCGGGACGCTCGCTGACCAGTGGAAAGACTTCGTCGTTCCGCCGCAGGTCGCCCCGACGGCAGCGATCTTCCCCGGCGTTCCGGTCGGACAGAACGCCGGCCGTGGCTCCAACACCCGTGGGTCGCAGAACATCATCAGCAACGGATCGAAGATCGTCGTCCCCGAGGGCACCGGCCTGCTGACGTTCCAGGACGGCAAGATCACGGGCTTCATCGCTCAGCCCGGTGGCTACGAGTGGCGTTCCGATGACATCAACTCACAGTCGGTCTTCGCCGGAAACGGCATCGTCAGCTCGCTCGTCACCCAGTCGTTCGAGCGCTTCAAGTTCGGCGGCCAGCCCGGTAGCCAGCAGCTCGTGTTCTATGTGAACCTGCGTGAGCTGCCCAACAACCGCTTCGGTACGCAGTCGGAGATCTATTGGGACGACGCCTATCTCGGCGCCCAGGTGGGTGCCATCACCCGCGGCACCTACACCATGCGCATCATCGACCCGGTCCTGTTCGCCACGCAATTCGTGCCGTTGACCTACCTGCAGGCCGGCGGTCAGGTCTTCGACTTCACCGATTTCGACAATGACGCGGCCACCCAACTCTTCAACGAGGTGGTGTCGTCGCTCGCGCCGGCGTTCTCGCACTATACGAACGACCCGAGCAAGGGCAATCGGATGGCGCGCATCCAGGGCGACTCGATCGGTTTCGCGCAGTCGCTCTCGGCGGCCGTCGACAGTGCCTACCGATGGACCAGCGGGCGCGGCATCACGATCGTCAACGTCGCGATCGCCTCGATCGAGTACGACGAGGACACCCGTCGGCTGCTGTCGGACGTCAAGAAGGCCGATGCCCTGAGCGGTTCGCGTGGCAACTCGTTCCTGCAGCAGTCGGTCGCGCGCGGCATGCAGGCCGCGGGCGAAAACGGCGGTGGTGCTGCCGGAATCGCGATGATGGGCATGGGCATGAACGCCGCGGGCGGCGCGATGGGCGGCCTGCAACAGCCTCCGGGACCTGCGCCGTACCAGCAGGTGCCCCCGCCGCAGCAGGGCTATCCACAGCAGGGCTACCAACAGCAGTACCCGCAGCAAGGGCAGCAGGGTTATCAACAGCAATATCCGCAGCAGGGCTACCAACAGCAGGGCCCTCCTCCGCAGAACCCGCCGCAGCAGGCACCGGCCGGCGACGACCCGGTGGCGAAACTCGCCCAGTACAAGAGCATGCTCGATCAGGGCCTGATCACCCAGGCCGACTACGACGCCGCCAAGGCCAAAGCGCTCGGACTGTAA
- a CDS encoding FCD domain-containing protein: MADDAHRLSREDRAELLRITRSRQVSHGQGVRARVVLDCAEMGVTEAARRASVSTTSVSRWWRTYRHGGVDALLAVTPPQGRPTVTDDMLRAVLGCSLTAPPDGRDRWTTRAVAEVTGVSQATVSRIRRQHFPPVTGLDVGEKTLILSYVDIGPRGCTLGFERETGESTGAEPSAVLTDAVETVLCAALLRRSRADDAGTTPDGDAFALLRRAEREWLPEAPVTLVVDQPLDSSARRWLTRHPTVTVLVRPGPEWPAQLHHLAARIAPTQLRELRALQLRIRDAAATASGEEPWTFTWSRGLPRATPPPEPMPAAPASVQDISDTVAAMCSAIADGGVRPGEAISVRLISGLSGLSRPRTSEVLNYLADQAILDRRAGHLWLPAPTPRDVIETYTARGLLGTALVRTMALQRISPPAYVDTTLARISVCAEHRLDAETYALDMDLQDQLALAAGMPRISWMFVQLTAQVRLFISILGLDYRYPTAEIIADDQRIIDEIRSQDPARAVEAWRTKVDNCVRYMLGQLNVDDRRN; this comes from the coding sequence ATGGCGGACGACGCGCATCGCCTTTCTCGCGAAGACCGGGCGGAACTGTTGCGGATCACCCGATCACGCCAGGTTTCCCATGGTCAGGGCGTGCGAGCCCGGGTGGTTCTCGACTGCGCCGAGATGGGCGTCACCGAGGCGGCGCGGCGCGCATCGGTCAGCACCACGTCGGTGAGTCGGTGGTGGCGCACGTACCGGCACGGCGGAGTGGATGCGCTGCTGGCCGTCACTCCGCCGCAGGGCCGCCCGACCGTGACCGACGACATGCTGCGTGCGGTACTCGGTTGCTCACTCACCGCGCCACCGGATGGTCGCGACCGGTGGACCACGCGCGCCGTGGCCGAGGTGACCGGGGTCAGCCAGGCGACGGTGAGCCGGATCCGCCGCCAGCACTTCCCGCCTGTCACCGGCCTGGATGTCGGCGAGAAGACGCTGATCCTGAGCTACGTCGATATCGGCCCCCGCGGCTGCACGCTCGGCTTTGAACGCGAGACGGGCGAGTCGACCGGGGCGGAACCATCGGCGGTTCTGACCGATGCCGTCGAGACGGTGTTGTGCGCGGCGCTGCTTCGTCGTTCGCGCGCGGACGACGCCGGGACCACCCCCGACGGTGACGCGTTCGCGCTGCTGCGGCGCGCGGAACGGGAGTGGCTGCCCGAGGCGCCCGTGACGCTGGTAGTGGACCAGCCGCTGGATTCGTCTGCCCGGCGCTGGCTCACCCGGCATCCGACGGTGACGGTACTGGTCCGGCCCGGGCCGGAGTGGCCGGCTCAGCTGCACCATCTCGCCGCGCGTATCGCACCCACCCAGCTGCGCGAGCTGCGCGCGCTGCAACTGCGGATCCGTGACGCCGCGGCGACGGCGAGCGGCGAGGAGCCGTGGACGTTCACCTGGAGCCGCGGTCTGCCCCGCGCGACACCGCCGCCCGAACCGATGCCCGCCGCGCCGGCCTCGGTCCAGGACATCTCCGACACCGTGGCTGCCATGTGCTCGGCGATCGCCGACGGCGGGGTGAGACCCGGCGAAGCGATCTCGGTCCGCTTGATCTCGGGCCTGTCGGGGCTGTCGCGGCCGCGCACCAGCGAGGTGCTGAACTACCTGGCCGACCAGGCGATCCTCGACCGCCGTGCGGGCCACCTGTGGTTGCCCGCGCCCACCCCTCGCGACGTGATCGAGACGTACACGGCGCGCGGTCTGCTGGGCACGGCGCTGGTGCGGACCATGGCCTTGCAGCGGATCTCGCCGCCGGCGTACGTGGACACCACGCTGGCCCGCATCTCGGTGTGCGCCGAGCACCGGCTCGACGCCGAGACCTACGCCCTGGACATGGATCTGCAGGACCAACTGGCCCTGGCCGCCGGGATGCCGCGAATCAGCTGGATGTTCGTGCAGCTCACCGCCCAGGTGCGGCTGTTCATCTCGATCCTCGGCCTCGATTACCGGTATCCGACCGCGGAGATCATCGCCGACGATCAGCGGATCATCGATGAGATCCGCAGCCAGGACCCGGCGCGGGCCGTGGAGGCGTGGCGGACCAAGGTGGACAACTGCGTGCGGTACATGCTCGGCCAGCTCAACGTCGACGATCGCCGCAACTGA